The following are from one region of the Gossypium hirsutum isolate 1008001.06 chromosome D03, Gossypium_hirsutum_v2.1, whole genome shotgun sequence genome:
- the LOC107950574 gene encoding uncharacterized protein has translation MSSAVIAGASSSCSAAFTSRKNCSNKTTSTPSPKAFNTSQKTALQGLSLQEAKRGVSDFFIAEKKSSVCSSHARRGLEITARTAGASKTIEVEVDKPLGLTLGQKQGGGVVITAVDGGGNAAKAGLKAGDQVLYTSSFFGDELWPADKLGFTKTAIQAKPDSVYFVVSRGAEVDVKRLPKRPAPPRFGRKLTEAQKARATHICLDCGYIYTAQKPFDEQPDTYGCPQCQAPKKRFAPYDVNTGKAIGGGLPPIGVIIGLLAGVGAVGALLVYGLQ, from the exons ATGTCATCAGCTGTGATTGCAGGTGCCTCTTCTTCTTGTTCTGCCGCCTTCACCAGCAGGAAGAACTGCTCCAACAAAACTACGTCGACCCCTTCTCCCAAGGCATTCAATACTTCAcag AAAACCGCACTCCAAGGCTTGTCTCTTCAAGAGGCCAAAAGGGGTGTCTCAGATTTCTTCATAGCTGAGAAAAAGAGCAGTGTCTGTTCCAGTCATGCACGAAGAGGACTTGAGATTACTGCAAGAACTGCCGGTGCTTCAAAAACTATAGAGGTTGAGGTTGACAAGCCTTTGGGTTTGACATTAGGTCAGAAGCAAGGAGGTGGTGTAGTTATCACT GCTGTTGATGGGGGTGGGAATGCAGCAAAAGCAGGGCTTAAGGCAGGGGATCAGGTACTTTACACTAGCAGTTTCTTTGGGGATGAACTTTGGCCTGCAGATAAGCTTGGGTTCACTAAAACTGCCATACAGGCAAAGCCCGATTCTGTATACTTTGTTGTTAGCAG AGGTGCAGAAGTTGATGTTAAACGACTACCAAAACGACCGGCGCCACCTCGCTTTGGAAGGAAACTTACTGAGGCTCAAAAG GCAAGAGCTACTCATATTTGCCTTGACTGCGGATATATATACACTGCACAGAAACCTTTTGATGAGCAG CCTGATACGTATGGATGCCCTCAATGTCAAGCACCAAAGAAGAGATTCGCACCATATGATGTAAATACTGGCAAAGCTATCGGCGGAGGGCTACCTCCAATTGGGGTCATTATTGGGCTGCTGGCAGGTGTTGGAGCTGTTGGAGCATTGCTTGTTTATGGCCTTCAATGA